Within the Gloeobacter kilaueensis JS1 genome, the region AGACATTCGCGGCTGTCCCGGAAATGGCCCGCGCCCCCAGCGCGTCGCCGTAGGCGCTCCCTACGCCCAGGGCGGCTCCAGAAAAGATCGTACTGCCGTTGGATCCGCCGCCGCCCGTCACTGCCATGACCACCGAGCCATCCAGCTTTGCAGTGGTGGAGAAAAGTTTTGATTCGATGTCTCTGGTTTTTGCTTCCAGCGCATCGACCCGGCCCCGCAGAGCCGTCAATTCGTTGCGGAATTCTTCCTGCAGTTGCTTCAAGTTGGCAAGGTCTTCTTTGCTCACCTTGTCCGCAGTCGCCGCTGCGATCAGTTCGTTGACCTTCTCAAGACAGGCGTTGAGACCGGCGGCAAACTCGTAGCGCGACAGAGGCCGACTCCCCAGATAGGTCTTGTTGGGATAGCCTTCCAGACAACCGTAGCGCTCAACCACACTCTTGAGCGCCTGAAACGCCCAGGAATTGGGATCGACGTCGGACAGTTCTGAAACAGAATTCACCTGCGCGTGAGAACCCTGCATATAAGCGTCCACAATCTCGATATCCGATTGCGGCGCTGCAAAGACGGGACACACCAGCCCAACGACCAGACCAAGTGCCCATGCCAGTTCACTCCGATGCACACCCATAGCTCACTCCCTGTACTGCTTTGGCTCAAAAATTGGCAGCAAACAGTTCCGGCAGACGGTATCAGGAGGCTTCGGCAACAACTGCCACATCGCCTTTTCAATACTTGTCTACCGCTGAGGTCAGGCTCTCTCAGTGCCTGCCTACCGCTAGCCCCGATTATATGGAAGAAAAGACATAATGAAAAATTGATTCAGACGGTTAAAATCATAGATTTAAGACTATGTTTTGGTGGACCTGTTTTCGCGTCTGACACCGATGTGCAGACAGCATCACCCCCTCGTCCAACTACTTTTACAGAGGCAAGTAGACGAATCGCACGAGAACCTGTCATGCCGTCAAAACAGCGCAGCGACTAAGATAGAAGGGTGGTCATCGTGAGGGGTGAGATGTTTCTCACAACAGGAGGTACCGCTGATGGCCGCTGCAGAGAAAATTTTTGCCGGTGTGCTGAGCGTCGCACTGTTCGGACTGACAGGCGGCAACGTCCTGGCGCAAAGTGAAATTGCCAGCGCCACTGTGCCTGCCGACAACGGAGCCTACAGTCAGCTTCTGGCCTCCGGCACCGCCTATGTGATTCGAGACAAAGATTACAATCCCCAGCAGCCGCAGTCCGGCTTCTTTACTACCTGGATCTACAATGCCCGCGCGGCAGCCCCGCTGCAGGTGCGCGCCAACTTCTGCGTTCCTGAAAAATCGATCGCCGATGCGCCCCCGGCCCAACTTGAAAATATCGATCTCCTCGACAGCGGCAAGTTGCTTGTGCGGATAGATAAAAGCCTCGCAGCGACACCGGCGAATGTCCGGGTCGTTCAACCTGGCTACTACACGGGCGGCAGCCGAATTGGCCCTGTTTACGACGGCTTTGCCTATTGGGGAGGCCGCCCCTACTGGCGCTCGCCCTACTGGGGAGGCTACGCCTACGACTACACGCCGCCTCTTTATCACCCGCCGGTGAGCTGTGCTACCGGCAGCGCTGCCTTCGATCTGCAGTCAGAAATACCGGCGCTCACGAAGCTGCCTGAGAAGACCCTCGCCGTGCGCCTGCAATTTAGCGACGGTGAGACGAGCAACTGGCATCTGGGAGCTGACACCGTGCGCGAGTTGAAGCGGCTTATCGCCATTCGCACCCAGCTTCCGAGAGCCGGGGCAACTGGTCTTTAGGTCATCTGCAGGCATTGCAACGCCAGGGTACGGTCGGCAGTAGAGCAAAACTTCCGGTCCGATGGAGAGGGGCTACAGGGATTGCGGGCGCTACGATATTCCAGGCCAACGTCTGGAGCCTTCACTTTGCCCCGAGTTCTTGTCTTTGCTCTTGTTTTTATCGGGTTCGCCCTGCCTGCCCTTGCCCAGCCCCAAGACGATCTGGAGCGGTTGCGCCGGGCTGCCCTCACCAGCGACTACGCCTACCGCCAGGTGGCTCACCTGTGCAACAACATCGGCCTACGCCTGAGCGGGTCGGCCCAGGCCGCTGGAGCGGTCCAGTACGTGGCGGAGCAACTGCGGCAACTGGGCCTTGAGGTGCGACTGGAGAAAGTGAGCGTGCCCCACTGGGTCCGGGGCGTCGAGGCGGGAACACTGACGCGCTACGCGGGCCAGGTGCCGGGGACGAGCCAGAAACTGGCTCTCACCGCCCTGGGCGGCAGCGTCGCCACCCCGGCTGCCGGTCTGGAGGCAGAGGTCGTGGTCGTCCAGAGCTTCGACGCGCTTGTGGCCCTGGGACGGGAGAAAGTTGCAGGCAAGATCGTGCTTTTTAACCGCCCCTTCGATCGCCAGATGGCGGCCCAGGGTCAGGCCGGTGAAGCTTACGGCCAGGCAGTGATCTACCGGGGTGGCGGGGCGAGTGCAGCGGCCAGATTGGGAGCGGTGGCCGCCCTGGTGCGCTCGGCGGGCGGGGCCAATTATCGCCTGCCCCATACCGGCGCTCTGCGCTACGCGAGCGACGCGCCTCAGATTCCTGCCGCCGCCGTCGCCGGTGAGGACGCCGATCTGATCGCCGCCCTCGCGGCCCAGGGACCGGTGCGGCTGCGCCTCACCCTCACCCCCCAGAGTCTGCCGGATATAGAAAGCTACAACGTCGTCGCCGACCTCAAAGGCAGCGTTCACCCCGAGCAGGTGGTGATCGTCTCGGGCCACCTCGACTCGTGGGATCTGGGCACCGGGGCAATCGACGACGCGGCAGGAGTAGCGATGGCGATGCAGACCGCTCAGCTGCTTAAACAGTTGCAGCTGGTGCCAGAGCGCACGATCCGCGTCATCGCCTGGATGAACGAGGAGAACGGCCTGCGGGGCGGTCGGGCTTACTTTGAGGCCCATAAAGGCGAACTTGCCAACCACGTCGCCGCCATCGAGAGCGATTTTGGGGCGGGCCATCCGCTCGGCATCTACGCAAAGGCGAATGCAAAGGCGCTCGAACGGCTCGCCCCCGCCGCCGCCGTCCTCGATCGCCAGGGGGCCGGTCTGATTCAACCTGCCCAGGAAGTCGGCGCGGATATCGGGCCGCTCACGAGTGCCGGTGTGCCGGGTTTTGGCCTGTTGCAGGACGGGCGGACCTACTTTGACTACCACCACACAGCTGCCGACACCCTCGATAAGATCGTGCCCGCAGAACTGGCGGAGAACGCAGCGGTGATGGCAGTACTGGCCTACAGCATTGCCAACTTAAGCGAAGCGCTGCCGCGCTGAGAGTTACGGGTTAAAGGGCGAATAGTCGAGCAATTGCCAGTCAAACAGACCGGGCAGATCCGAGGCGAGCCAGCCCTCGACGCCGAAGCGCCAGTAGCGCCGGGTACCGCCGGTGGTGTCGGTCGCTGCGTCTTGATCCCAGAGGATCTCGCTTTTGCCGATAAGCTGCAGGGTGCGATGGTGCTGGAAGTCCGGAAAAAGAAGACCGGCTTCGGGGTGGACAACGAAGTTGCCCAGCGTGTTGAACATGCTGTTGCCGGGATAGTCGGGAATCCGCAACGTCCGCTCGTCGATCACCTCGACGAAGCCGGGATTGCCGCCTCTGTGGGAAGTATCGACGCCGCGCTCCGGGTGGGCGCTGGCGACAAAGAACGTGTCGGCGGAGCGGATGAACGCCCGCAGATCCTCCGGCAGCTCGCTTCCGCTGCGCACCCCACCCGGCTCTGGGCTGGAAGCTTCGCCGAGCGCCACCCGCCGCCTCTGGATGTACTTGGGGCAGTTGGGATAGGACTCTTCGACTTGAATCTGCAACCGGGCAGGCTCGATCCGCTCGATGCGGCCATTGATCCGCAAGCGCCTGCGGGTGGGTAACTCGATCAGTAAAAGTCCTACCTGGGACTGGTGGGCGATATTCTCCCAGAGCGGATCGGCCTGGTTGCCTGCCGCTGCTTCGAGGTCGATCTCGACGTGGGTTGGGTCTATCGCCCGCACGAAGCCGGGTGGACCCACCAGCAGCGACGCCCAGGGATACAGCTTACTATCGAGGCTGCCCACCACGACCATCGGCTGCTGGGCAACAAAGGCAAGCGCCCCCGGAGGAATCGCACCGGCCAGCATCCGGCCATTTCCCAGGGCCGATTCCAGCTCACCGGAGCGCTGCTGCACGAACAACTCGCCTTCATGAAAGGGACTGCGCCTGCTCATCGCCTGTCTCCTGGGTACCCGAACGCTTCAAAAAGTAAGAATCTGGTAGCCCTCGGCCATCAGGCCCGCGAGGCTCGCCACACCGCTGGTGCCGGGAACGGGATTTTCTGCCAGCAACGTTACTCCATTTTTTTGAACGGTTTCAGTCGCTCCAAAGACATTCGCACACTCGCAGGAGGCTCCTCTTACTTTTTCTCGAACCGCCTGGTATAGGCTCGCCAGCGGATGATCCGGCTGGTTCAATTCGCCAATCCAGCGCACACCCGCTCCCTGAAACAGCACGCTCACCTCCTCGCCGCGCTGCTTAAAGTCATAGGCCGCCGCCAGGGCGTTGATCAGACGGGCGCGGGATTCCTCACCGCCGTGTACTGGATCTGAGAGGACGACGATCGCTGCTTTCATCGCTGGGCTCCTCGCTCATTGCACTGCTACTGTACCGAATGTTCGGTACAAAAACAAGTGCTGTGGTGGCCGAGATAAAAAAGGAGGCTACTTGCTTCAAGCCAGCAGCTCAGCCTGCAGGCGCGCCAGAACCCGGCGAAAGGGCGTCGGATCTCCCAGCCCACCGGCGAGGACCAGGGCACCGTGGATGCGCAGCACTGCATCTTCGGCGCGGGCGTGGGCCATCTCTGGAGCCTGTCCCGCTTCGACAAGGAGCTTCGCGAGGGCGGCGATCCAGGTTAAGAATGCCCGCCGGAGGGACTCTTGAAAAAGGGGCAGACCGCCGCTCAATACCAGCGTGCCCAAAAGACACGCTTCCTCGCCCCCGGCGTAGAGCCTATCGATAGCGGCAAGCATCCGCGCCAGGCGTTCTGCCGGAGTGCCGTCGCCGTCGAGGGGCTGAACGATATTCTGCTCGACCCACTGCCCGACTTGATCGATCGCCGCAAGGGCCATGTCCTGCTTGCCGCCCGGAAAGTAATGGTAAAGGCTTGAGCGACCGAGGCCAGTGGCAGCGGATAGATCCGCGAGCGACGCCCCGTCATAGCCTTTCTGGCGAAAGACACCCACGATCCGGTCGATCACTTCTTCTTTGGAGAGCAAAGGGGCGGGCACGGCTCTAAACTCCCTGGGGCATCCATTGGACTGAACAGTTCAATGCTAGCGATTGGGACGTGGGATTTTTGGGAGTCGCAGAGGCGATTTTATGCGTGAATGGAACATCGCTTCCCCCCAGGGTAAAAAACATGATCTTCGCCAATTTTTTGGGTTCGGCGCGCTCGTCCTTGTTCGCAATCGCTATTTTCGGTACGGCGTTACTTTTTACGCCACCGCCAGCAACAGCCCAGAGCCAGTCCACCCTCTGTGAACAGCAGAAGATCGAGTGCGCGGTCTACGTCAAGATCGGCAACGGTACGCCGGTGCGGGCCCAGAGCGTCGTCGATATGGAATTCGACCAGGTCAATGGCCTCTATCCAGCCAACAACCGCATCACCTGGAGCAGTACCAAAGGCGCACTCTACACCGGCTCGATCGCCCTCAATGCCGGAATCGCCGGTCTGGTGGACGGAGATTTTGTTGCCAGTCAAATCGCCACCGGAAACGCGCCCAAGGCGGTGCCGCCGGGAGATTTTGGCAATGGGCCGGAGTGGACTGTCCCGGCAGGGCAGGGAGACGGACAGAAGCCATCGACGATCGTCTACACGGTGGCAAGTCAGACCACCAACGGCAACATCACCCAGTACGCCCTGGCGCGGGCAGCCTTCAACGGCACAGCCTGGCGGGTGGGCTACGAAAAACCAGCCGCAGGCGATCCCAACCATTACGGCCCGCTCGGCAGTGCCCTCACCGGTACCTCCGCCTTTATCTCCTATCTGGTCTGCAGCGCCGATCCGGGGCCGAGTCCTTCCGAGTGCAACACCTCCGCCCAGATGCGCTGGCGGGACATTACCGCCGGGATCACGGGCGGCACCGACCAGAGCCTGCCCTGTCAGATTCCGTGGACGCGCTGGGTCTGGCTGGAACCGGCAGTAGTCTGCACCAACCCGAGCGGCCAGCTCATCCACTACAACGTCTCGACGGCGAGCACCGAGGTGATCCGCTCCTCGGCCTCCGCTGTCGTCGATTCCTTCGGTTGGCCGGCACCGGAGTACGGTCGTCAGCTCGCGGTAACAGCCCAAAATAGCAGCCGCACGGTCGTCGAAATTTACCAGAAGCTCGATACCGGCTGGGTAGCCGTTCCTGCCGCCAACGTCAGCGCCGCCCAGCTCCAGGCCGCTGGTTCGACAATTGTCGGCAACCTCTACCTGCTCTCGCCGGAGCCTTTTGTCTACCACAACCAGTCCTACTTGATCGCCACCGCCTCCAGTACCACCAATCCGGGCAGCCTCACTGCCAAGACCGAGATCTGGGTGACGAAGCTGGCGCTGCAGGCAGGAGCCCAGGCCGTCTACTGCAAAGTGAGCGACTCCGATACCACTACCACGGCGGCCCGCCGCGATCCGGAAGTCTTTGTCGCAGGCAGCGACCGGCTATTTATCTACTACCAGATCCAGGCGGGCAAATTTGGCATCTACCGCTCCGAGTTGCCCGCCGCCTGCCAGTAGCCGCTAAAGACCCGTCTTCGCCCGCCAGAGCGAGAACTGGTTGTTCTTCTCGATGTGGTTGAAGAAGACGTAAGCGCCCTTGGGTGTGGCGATCCACTCCGGTTCGCTGCGCACCACGTTTGGCTGGGCCGGGTCGCTTATCTGGCGCACCAGGGGAGCAGCCGGATCGACCGCTGCGATCCAGATCTCCGAAGGGTCGTACTTGGCGGTGGAAAGCTGCAGTGAGATGTAGGATCTGCCCTTGTAGACGAAGGGTTCGGGGGAAAAAATCTTGGGCTTGGCTGAAAACGTGGACGGGTCGATCGCGTTGATCGCCGTCCAGAGGCCACCGATCCGACGGTAAATCCGGATCGTTTTTTCATCGACGACCGCAAAGAAGATGCTCTCGCCGTTAAATTCCGGTGCCTGCCACATCCAGACTTCGTCCTTGTCGCCTGCGTCGGCGGTCAGAAATTCGGTTCGTCCACTGTCGATCCAGTAGCGCACAGCCTGGACGATGCCGCCCGCGTCACTCAAGGCAGTGGTGATCGCCCGCTGGCCCGAGACCCAGCGCGGTGCTCCGCCGGTGCTCTGGGTGATGCTGGCGGGGAAGGCCGCTTCGCTCGTCGCCTGCGTCGATTCGCGCCAGGCCAGATCGTACCCGCCTTCTTCCAGTAATCGGGCATACAAGATTCGCGGTTGGGTATCGTTCACATCGACACTCGCGAGGGGCAGCGCCCGGTTCTGGCCCATCGCGAGCAACTGGTGCTTCCAGCTGCCGTCAAAAAAGGCACGCGCCAGCCAGTTCTGCTCGTCAGGCCCAACGGAGGTATAAAAGATCTCCAATCCGCGCTCGCTTCTGGCCCACTCTGGCCCATTTTTGAGTGGAAAGCCCTCTAGAGAGAGCACTGCCTCGGGAGCGACAACTGGCCCTTTGCAGGAGGGCGGGGCGATCGTGCCGTTGGCGGTCACAGTCGCTACCCGGATCAGGTTCTGGGTCTGATCGAAGTAGGTCATCTGCGAACTGGTACTGTCAAATTCGGGATCGACGACGCCGGAAGAAGCCGGACAGACGTTGATTTCCTCAGGCACGAAGCTTTGGGCAAGCGCAGCCTGGCTTATCCAGAAACTGCAAAACATTGGCAGACTCAGCCTCCAGGCTGCTGCTCGAATCGTACAAAAAAACATAGCTATAAATACTGAGAGTGAATAGAGAGGGCGCAGAGCAATTCCTGCTGCACTCTACCATAGGACGGCCCTGGATGGTTTATACCGATCCAGTCTCGATGGCCTACACGGCGCGACTTTCCAGCCTGCTTTCGGATCAGCGGGGCAAAAATTTCCGTAGGCAGCCACCACGTCCACTTAAACCAAAAGAGGGCCGTCCATAGTAACCGTCGCGAGAGCAAGAAAGCTAAAAAAACCGGCTTTGACTTTTGCTCCGCTCGGTTCCCGGTTTTTCCAGTTGGCCTCTGTTTCTCACGCTTCTTGAAAAATTGCTTTTCAAGAAATGGCTGCCGCTGTCTGGAAGTCCCGATTCGCCTTTGTCTTGATCGATTTCGATTCTTAATGCCAGGAGAAATCAGAAAATGCCAGAAGAAAACGACCAGCAGATCAAAGCTCCCGAGCAGTTTATCGCCGACGCCGGGGAACTGGGTGGTCAAGCAGTCTCCGATTTTTTTGCAGCGAACAATCCGCTTTCGCTGGGCGAAGAAGGCGGTGCCCTCGGTCAGTTCGCCCAAAATATCTTCGATGGTCCTCTGCCGGATCTGGCCGGGGCTGCCATCGACCCACTGGGAGCGATCGCCGATGGTGCCGAGGCGGTGGGCAACTTCCTGCCGGATCTGTTCGGCGGCGAGCAGTCAGAGGAGGGCGACTTGACTGGAACGGGTGCCGGGATCGGCGATGTCTTCGGCGGTATCGGCGAGGAAGCAGCGCAATTCATCGGCGGTGCGGACGAGGATCAGGGCGACGGTGACGGCTCGGCCTTCGGTTCCCTGGGTGATCTGGTCGGTCAGGCAGCAGGATTTGCCGGCGATCTGGCAGATGGGATCGCAGGTCTCGGTGAGGACGGCGGTGCCTCCCTCGCCGACCTGGCGGGCGAAGGCGCAGGCGGTGTCCTGGACGCCCTTGGAGGCGAGAAGGACAGTGAACCGGAAAACTACACCGAGATGCGCGCCTCAGGCGAGATGTCGGACAAAGAATGGGCCGATGCCATGCTCAATGACGCCCGTGCGGACATGGGCATGGACCCGATTCCTGGGAGTGCCGACGACGAGAAGTCCGATTCGGACGGTCTGAATGGCCTCTTAGGCGGTGCCGAAGGAGCCCTCGATGGTTTTCAAGAAGGTGGCGTCGAAGGCGGCCTCGACGGTTTCGGCGAGGGCGAAGGCATCCTGGGCGGTGGTCTTGAAGGAGCCCTCGATGGTTTCGGAGAGGATGGTCTTGAGGGTGCCCTCGATGGTTTTCAAGAAGGTGGTTTTGCGGGAATCCTCGGAGGGTCCGAAGAAGGCGATCCAGACGGCGACGATCAGAGCTTTGGCCTGGGTGAAGGGGTTCTGGGCGGCGAAGACGGCGGCTACCTCGATCCGGGTTTCCTGGCTGATGGCGAAGAAGGTGGCTTCGATGGAAACTCCGAAGGCGACAGCGATGCCGGTGGCGGTTACCTCGATCCGGGCTTTCTCGCCGACGGTGGAGAAGGTGGCTTCGACGGCGACGATCCGGGCGACGGCGGCTGGCAGAACTTTCTCGGTGGGGACGAGGAGGCAACCGACGATGGCGGAGTCTGGAGCGAAGAAGGAGCCGACAGCAACTACGAAGTAGCAGAAGAACCCGACTACTCGGGGGATATCGATGCTGGGGGCGACTACCCCGTCGAATAAGTACTATTCCCGAAGCAACACCTCAAGTTTGTGTGGAGCTGGCTGGCCCGGAAGTACCTCCAGGCCAGCTTTCTTTTCGGCTCAAAGCGGTTCAGCGAGGATGGTTCCACTGCGGGGCGGCAGTTCCAGCTGGAGTTGCGGCCCATCGCAGCTCGCTGTCCCTGGCCCAAAGACGACGGAAGCAGGAGTACCTGGCGGAGCATCGAGGACGGCGCGGGCAGGTTCGGTACCGGCGTTGACGGCCACCAGCACCGTCTCGTCGTCCAGGCGGCGCTCGAAGACGTAGCTCTGGCCTGAGGCATGGAGGCTTTTGTAGCTGCCGGTGCGCAGCGCCCGGTAGCGGTGCCGCAGGGCAATCAGCTCGCGGTGGTAGGCGAGCAATTTGCGGTCCCACTGCGTCTCCAGCGGAAAGCCCTGGCGCGAGTCGGGGTCGATGCCGCCGGGCAGGCCCACCTCGTCGCCGTAGTAGATGCTCGGTGCGCCCGGAAAGGTCAGTAAGAGCAAGGTGGCGATCTCGACGCTTTCGCGGTCCCCTCCGGCGATCGTCATCAGGCGGGCGGTGTCGTGGCTGGCGAGCAAGTTTAGCTGGGTGAGCTGAAGCTGCCAGTCATAAAGTGATAGCAATCTCTCGATCGTGGCAGCATATTCGACGGCAAAAAGGGCCGGATAGGGCTTGTAAGAGCGGTCCTGAACGTACTCCATCTGAACGCGATCACCGGCGGCAAAGGCAATTGTCGGTGCGGCAAATAGATAGTTCATCACTCCGTCAAACTGCGTGCCGTCGAGCCACTGGCTGGCATCGGTCCAGATCTCGCCTACGATGTAAGCTTCGGGATTGATCGCCTTGACCCGCTCGCGAAATTCCTGCCAGAAACCCTCGGCGGTGACGCACTCGGGCACATCCAGCCGCCAGCCGTCGATACCGGCCCGGATCCAGTACTCGGCCACCTCCATGATGTACTCGCGCACCACCGGATTGTCGTGGTTGAACTGGGGCAGGGCGCGGTTGTTGTCCCAGCAGGCGTAGTTGGCCGGCTGCTCGACGTTGTAGGGCGACAGCGGCCAGGCGTCAATCTTGAACCAGTCGAGCCAGGGGGAGAGGCGGCCATTTTCAAGAATGTCGTGAAAGAAGAAAAAGCCCCGGCTCGCGTGATTGAAGACACCGTCTAAGACGACTTTGATATGGCGGCTATGGGCAGCTTCTAAGAGGGCAGCAAAAGCTTCGTTGCCCCCTAAGAGCGGATCGACTTTGTAGTAGTCGTGGGTGTGATAGCGGTGGTTGCTCGCCGACTGAAAGATCGGGGTAAAGTAGATGGCCGTGATCCCCAGTTCCGTCAGATAATCGAGTCTTTCGATCACCCCCCATAGATCCCCTCCCTTGTAACCATAGAGCGTCGGCGTCGAAGCCCAGTCCTCGAAGGCGACCGCCGAGAGGAGCTTCTGCTTGAGCTGCTGGCTGCGGGAGAAGCGGTCGGGGAAGATCTGGTAGAAGACAGCGTGCTTTACCCAGTCGGGTGTGTGAATCTGCATCGATGGTTCCCTTTAGAACTTCGTCATCTCAAAAAAGGCTGGCCGGTCTTTCGGGATGCTAGAACCGTGTGTTATGAATCGATAGATAACGTCGAATGTGTGTACATGGCTTATTCGCGACGGTATTTTCAGTTTTACTCCCACGTCCTGCAGCGGGATCTCGATGTACTGCATTTCGGAAATTGGGGCTACCCGATGCTCGTCTTTCCTACCAGTCGCGGACGCTTTTTTGACGCCGAGGACCGGGGTTTGATTGCCAGTTTGCACCGGCACATCGATCAAGGATATCTCCAGGTATTCTGTGTCGAAACTCTCGATTGGGAGTTGCTGCTGGCTTGCGGGGTGAGCTTCGCCGAGCGCCGCGAGCGCTGGCTTGCCCTCGAGCGCCACTGGACGGACGAATTCATTCCTTACGTTCGCCACAAGGCCCAAAACGACTTTCTGGTGGCGGCGGGCTGTTCGCTAGGAGCGACCCACGCGATCAACCTCACCCTGCGCCATCCCGATCTGGTGCGGCGCGTACTGGCAATGGGCGGTCCCTACGACCTCGACAACATCGCTTCGCTCTTTGGCAAGGGCGGGCCAGAACTGAGCAGGCAGCTGTACTTTATCAACCCGATGGCCTACATGGCCAACATGAGTTACCAGTACTGGCTGCAAATGGGCGGCGGCCACACCCAGATTAATCTGTTGAGCGCCCACCACGATTTTTGCTTAGACGATCATCTCCGTCTGGCCGGTCTGTTGGGTCGCAACGGCATCGATCACCACCTCGAAGTCTGGGACGGTGGCCACGACTGGCCGGTGTGGTGCGCTCAAATTGCCGCTTTCGCGTAAGGAAAAAAGACAACCGTGACCATCCACGATTTTTGGGTCGGTAGCCTGCATTTCAGCGAAGCGTTTGGCGACGATACAGTTGCCCGCCTCAACGCCCTGGCACCGATTACCGCCTGCGACGGCAGGCAGTACAAGATCCGCGCCGAGCACATGGCGATCCACGAGGTGCCGCTCTCCTTTCAGACCAAATATGGTCTCATCATCGATCGCTACAGCTACCTCTATCCCCAAGCAATCGGCGTATTCATGGGCTACGCCTTTCGCGGCATCTACTTGATCAACAACCCCTTCGGCTTTTACTACTACCTCAACAACAAGGACGCCGCCTACATCGTGGCGCGCGAACTGGGGATTTCGATTCCCAGAACTTATATCCTGCCGCCTAAAGAAGCGCCCGCCCTCAATCAAAATGACTTTCGCTACCACCGCCACTTCGATTGGCAGGGGATGACCGAGGAGTTGGGCTGGCCCCTGGTGATCAAGCCCGCTGACGGCAAGGAGGCGATCGGCTTTAATATTGCCCACAGCATGGACGAATTGCTCTACTACTACAACCAGTCCGGCTCGAAGGTGATGCTGTTGCAGCAGAAGGTGCGCACGCCCTTTGCCTGGCAGATCCGCTGTCTTTGTATCGGGCGCAGGGTCATTCCGATCAAATACATCTTCCGCAAGCAGGACGCGAGCGAATATCTCTACGACCCGCAATTTTTGGGGCCAGAGCTGGGCCAGCGCGTCATCGACACCTGCAAGATCATCAATCGCCTGCTGGGCTACGAGATGAACTCTGTCGAATTTTTTATCGACGAAGACGGCACCCTGCAGGCGATCGACTTCAACAACCCGGTCCCGGACGGACGGCTGAGCGCCCTGGGGACGATCTTCTACGAGGACTATCAAAA harbors:
- a CDS encoding M20/M25/M40 family metallo-hydrolase, which encodes MPRVLVFALVFIGFALPALAQPQDDLERLRRAALTSDYAYRQVAHLCNNIGLRLSGSAQAAGAVQYVAEQLRQLGLEVRLEKVSVPHWVRGVEAGTLTRYAGQVPGTSQKLALTALGGSVATPAAGLEAEVVVVQSFDALVALGREKVAGKIVLFNRPFDRQMAAQGQAGEAYGQAVIYRGGGASAAARLGAVAALVRSAGGANYRLPHTGALRYASDAPQIPAAAVAGEDADLIAALAAQGPVRLRLTLTPQSLPDIESYNVVADLKGSVHPEQVVIVSGHLDSWDLGTGAIDDAAGVAMAMQTAQLLKQLQLVPERTIRVIAWMNEENGLRGGRAYFEAHKGELANHVAAIESDFGAGHPLGIYAKANAKALERLAPAAAVLDRQGAGLIQPAQEVGADIGPLTSAGVPGFGLLQDGRTYFDYHHTAADTLDKIVPAELAENAAVMAVLAYSIANLSEALPR
- a CDS encoding alpha/beta hydrolase-fold protein, with protein sequence MLVFPTSRGRFFDAEDRGLIASLHRHIDQGYLQVFCVETLDWELLLACGVSFAERRERWLALERHWTDEFIPYVRHKAQNDFLVAAGCSLGATHAINLTLRHPDLVRRVLAMGGPYDLDNIASLFGKGGPELSRQLYFINPMAYMANMSYQYWLQMGGGHTQINLLSAHHDFCLDDHLRLAGLLGRNGIDHHLEVWDGGHDWPVWCAQIAAFA
- a CDS encoding ATP-grasp domain-containing protein, coding for MTIHDFWVGSLHFSEAFGDDTVARLNALAPITACDGRQYKIRAEHMAIHEVPLSFQTKYGLIIDRYSYLYPQAIGVFMGYAFRGIYLINNPFGFYYYLNNKDAAYIVARELGISIPRTYILPPKEAPALNQNDFRYHRHFDWQGMTEELGWPLVIKPADGKEAIGFNIAHSMDELLYYYNQSGSKVMLLQQKVRTPFAWQIRCLCIGRRVIPIKYIFRKQDASEYLYDPQFLGPELGQRVIDTCKIINRLLGYEMNSVEFFIDEDGTLQAIDFNNPVPDGRLSALGTIFYEDYQKALVELVSEVVAHQRSMDFIPAEINTFAQIARRKDLTTEQKFQEALKLANRYYEPAEKLLQPSSV
- a CDS encoding TetR/AcrR family transcriptional regulator encodes the protein MPAPLLSKEEVIDRIVGVFRQKGYDGASLADLSAATGLGRSSLYHYFPGGKQDMALAAIDQVGQWVEQNIVQPLDGDGTPAERLARMLAAIDRLYAGGEEACLLGTLVLSGGLPLFQESLRRAFLTWIAALAKLLVEAGQAPEMAHARAEDAVLRIHGALVLAGGLGDPTPFRRVLARLQAELLA
- a CDS encoding glycoside hydrolase family 13 protein codes for the protein MQIHTPDWVKHAVFYQIFPDRFSRSQQLKQKLLSAVAFEDWASTPTLYGYKGGDLWGVIERLDYLTELGITAIYFTPIFQSASNHRYHTHDYYKVDPLLGGNEAFAALLEAAHSRHIKVVLDGVFNHASRGFFFFHDILENGRLSPWLDWFKIDAWPLSPYNVEQPANYACWDNNRALPQFNHDNPVVREYIMEVAEYWIRAGIDGWRLDVPECVTAEGFWQEFRERVKAINPEAYIVGEIWTDASQWLDGTQFDGVMNYLFAAPTIAFAAGDRVQMEYVQDRSYKPYPALFAVEYAATIERLLSLYDWQLQLTQLNLLASHDTARLMTIAGGDRESVEIATLLLLTFPGAPSIYYGDEVGLPGGIDPDSRQGFPLETQWDRKLLAYHRELIALRHRYRALRTGSYKSLHASGQSYVFERRLDDETVLVAVNAGTEPARAVLDAPPGTPASVVFGPGTASCDGPQLQLELPPRSGTILAEPL
- a CDS encoding pyridoxamine 5'-phosphate oxidase family protein — protein: MSRRSPFHEGELFVQQRSGELESALGNGRMLAGAIPPGALAFVAQQPMVVVGSLDSKLYPWASLLVGPPGFVRAIDPTHVEIDLEAAAGNQADPLWENIAHQSQVGLLLIELPTRRRLRINGRIERIEPARLQIQVEESYPNCPKYIQRRRVALGEASSPEPGGVRSGSELPEDLRAFIRSADTFFVASAHPERGVDTSHRGGNPGFVEVIDERTLRIPDYPGNSMFNTLGNFVVHPEAGLLFPDFQHHRTLQLIGKSEILWDQDAATDTTGGTRRYWRFGVEGWLASDLPGLFDWQLLDYSPFNP
- a CDS encoding DsrE family protein, producing the protein MKAAIVVLSDPVHGGEESRARLINALAAAYDFKQRGEEVSVLFQGAGVRWIGELNQPDHPLASLYQAVREKVRGASCECANVFGATETVQKNGVTLLAENPVPGTSGVASLAGLMAEGYQILTF